A segment of the Deltaproteobacteria bacterium genome:
TCCAGTGTTCCCGGCACTTCATAGGTGCGCATGACATGGGTATCGACGTAGTCGGGGTTTAGAGGAGAGAGTGCGGTGGGTCCGGGCAATGCGTTGGAGGTGTAGTCCATGGCTTCCCAAAACATGTGTACCTCGTGTCCTTCACTGTTGTATAGCTTGTCACGAATTATCCACGTGTCGGATGCTGAGGTGATTGGTGTTTTATGGTCTACTTTGCCGCTTGTATAGAATACTTCCCCGTCAATAGATGCTTCAAGCTCAACCCAAGCGCGCCGGTCGGCCGAAGCACCGCTTGGCCATGAATGCCCTGATCCGATGTTTTCGAGTGTAACTACCGCGTAGCTCCTTTCATCGTCCGGATATACGCAAAGCTCGGTTCGCAGTGAGGCATTTAGGGCGCGTTCGACTTGCTCTCGTTGTTGCTCGGCGTGCGGGAATGGCGTCAAGGCTAAATCCACTCCAGGGAAGTAGTGATCGTGTATGCGCCGTTCAGGGTAGTTCCCTCCAGTTGCTATCACACCGTTGGTTCCGGATTGGTGGCATGCAGGACATGAAAGAGCCGGCTGTGTGTCTGGGTCCGAATAAAGAGTACTTTTCCACTCAGCATATGTTCGTTCTATGTGAAACCCTTGAGGGGTTACGATGTCGTGACAGCTTCCACACATTGACGCTGATTTAATATCATCACCGTCTAAGAGAGTAGAATATCCCGACGCATGCGCATCGGTCTCTACCGGATTCAAGATTCCTCCTCGTAGAACTTCATCCTGCGCTAAAACGAGTGGGTTGTTGTGAGTACCATTTACCTCCACAACTGAGTGACAGTAGTAGCAGGTGACACCTTTTGTGTAAGCGGGGAGCTCGGGGAGATTTAGCCCGTTTTGGGTTAAGCCGAGGCGTAGAGCTACTGGCGCATGGCAGCTCACGCAGAACGCTCCGAGTTCGCCGTTCGTTTCCCGTTGACCGCGACGGTTCATCGCCAAAAAGACGGGGTCTTCCCCGGCGTAGGCGTGCATACTCGAAGACCACTGATTGTAGTGTAGCGGGTGACATTCCGCACAAGATTCTGGGTCCTGAATGCTTGCGCCGGTGAGGGTGTAGACTTTGTTTTGGCAGGCGGCCAACGTTAGAGAGGAAAGAAGAAGTAACGTTTGGATTGATAGAGGGTAGGGCATTGCTTAACTTTCTAAGCAGAATGAAATTGTAGTGCGGTCTGTCGTACCATCGGCAAGTGTAACGAAAAATGAAAAGAGCCAGTGGCCTGGCATCATAAGCTCGAAAGGGCCCAAATCGTAGTATCCTTTATCCGCGTTGTATATACCGGTGAAGGTCGCGGGAAAGGTTCCATGGCCATGGCCCGGCATGGTGGGCTCTAAAAGAATTTCAGCGTCAGTTATGGAACTGCCGTCTGGTGAAAGTAATTCGAGTTGCCAGGTATTGTCACCTCGGTTCACTGGGTTGGGGATAGCTGACGCTATTCTAATGGTGGTCGTTCCGTCGTCTGTTGTATAAATTTCGTCGAAGCTAAACTGGTTCAACGTAACTGATGAAGCACTGCAAATACCCGAAGATTCTTGTTCGCCGCAGCTGTAGGTTGCGAGTGGTAGAAGTAAAAGGAGTGCGTATAGGCGGGTTTGTTGTCGGTGATTTTTTGTTTTTGAATATGGTCGTTGAGCGTTTTTCGTCGTCATTGGTGTTCCATGTAGGGCCATATGCAATCGACATAGCTAGCTATTCTTTTAGCGTCGATATGGATTGGGTTCCGGACAAATTTGAGTTGATAGTGTGTGCCGAAGGTACTTGCAGTGTTTCAGGGTGTTCGGATCATTTGTTCTATTCTGCGAATATCATAAGGGTAATGTCATTGTTCTTTGCCGAATCCGCTTAATTTTTCCGACGCGTTTTATGAACTTAGATCAATGTCTTTTGAAGAATGTTGATGGCATCGACCGACGTAAAGATTCCTTTTATCTCGTCACCATCCATAACTGGTACTGCGCCGATACTTTCATTGGACATGAGTTCTAAGGCTTCAGCCAGTGGCGTATCACTTGGGCATGTGATGGGACGTGTGGTCATGGCTGCGGATACTGGCCATACTGTATTTTGATTGGTGGGGATTGAATCAAAAACGAGCAGATCGCGGGCGCTTAGGATACCAATCAGTCGGTTATTTTCTAAAACAGGAATATGGCGTATCCCATTCTCGGCCATCCGCTCTTTTGCATCGTCGATTGATAGGTCTGGAGAAATGGTAATGAGTGTTTGGCTCATAAAATTATCTATTGGGGCATCTTTGCTTAGCATTTGTCGTCCTTCCGGTGTGCCTTAAGAACTAAGCAGGACTCATGCCAAACATTTTCACTTTATGAATTAGATTGCGCCCAAATATAACGGTCGTGCGAGAGTATGCGGCTTGGGGGTTACCGGTTGGTAGCGTAGCCGGGCGGATGTTGTCGCATTCGGGTAACCCAGATACTTTGCTTTCGATATGTTTTGAAGCTTGGTAATTTTAGCTTAGTGAAATTGGAAGCCTGACGGATTCTCCAAGAGCCAAGCGGCCTCGCTAAGACACTTCGAGGTCATGCGTTGTTCTTACACCATATTGAGGAATTAAGAATACTTGTTATGCCGAGGTTCACGCGAATACGCTTGTGGGCGCGTTGTCGGAGGTTCAAGTGGTTGAATATTCAGCCGAGCTTGTTTCGTGACTCTTGAGTTTTTCCCATAAGTTCTTGCGTGATATTCCCAAGAGTTCGGCTGCTTGAGCTTTTTTGCCGTTGGTCATCCGGAGAGCTCGTTGGATGTATTCGTACTCGAAGGATCGAATCGCATCACTAAGTTTCACACATTGGTCTGAGTCCATTTGGCTTGCTGATCCTACGTTAGAGATCTGCCTTGGCAAATGTTCAAGCCCAATGGGCTTTGAATTACTCAAAACAATGGCGTGACGAATGGCGTGTTCCAACTCCCTGACATTTCCGGGGAAGTGGTATGATGAGAGTGCAGCCCAGGCTTCGGGACTGATCTCTGGCCGCTCTTGGTTGCTGGGTTGGTGTTTACGAATAAAATATTCGACCAATAGTGCCAGATCGGAACGTCTCTCCCGAAGTGGTGGCGCAAGAATGTCGAGTACCATGAGCCGGTAATATAGGTCTTCGCGAAAGGTGCCTTGCTCTATCAAACTTGGAAGGTCCTTATTCGTAGCAGAAAGAATCCAAGCATTTACGGGTACGGGTTCGTGTGAACCTACACGCTCAATGGTTTTTTCCTGAAGCACACGTAAAAGTTTGGTCTGAGATCCTGACGGAAGTTCTCCAATCTCATCAAGAAAGATAGTCCCGTTGTGTGCAGCTTCGAATCTTCCTTTTCGCCGTTTATCGGCTCCGGTGAATGCACCTTTTTCATGGCCGAAGAGTTCGGATTCGAGCAGCGTATCTGGAAGACCGGCACAGTTTACGGCAATAAAAGGGCCATCACTTCGCTCTGATTTTTTGTGAAGACTTCTTGCAATCATTTCCTTACCGGTTCCACTTTCGCCGGTAATTAGGACTGGAGCGTCGCTACGCGCAATGGTTTCTATGCGATGTTTTACGGCTCGCATACTTGGAGACTCGCCAATAATTGACGAGGTATCGGTACCATTCTTTAGATAGACTCGAGCTTCACGTAATTCTTCGCGCAGTCGACGTTTTTCTTCGATATATTGAAGTCGAACAATAAGCTCGCTTACGTCAAAGGGTTTACTTAGGTAGTCCCGTGCACCTTCCTTAAGAGCCTCTACAGCATCCCCCACGTTTGCGTAGGCGGTCATGAGTATAACATCGGTCTCCGGTTGTGCTTCCAAGACCTTGGTGAGTAATGTTCTGCCGTCAATTTTGGGAAGCCGGATGTCTGTGAGCACCACATCAAAGGCTTGTTCACGAATCAGTTTACTGGCTGTTAACCCGTCACCGGTAACAGTCACGTTGTGCCCGGCCTGTCTTAACCGGTCACCAATTGTTAATTGGATTGTTGTCTCGTCGTCGACAAGAAGTATTTCCATTGCTGCGGGACCGTTCGTTAGTTTTCTATAGTTCTTAGGGCATCCGTTAAGCGGCTATCAAATGCGTTGCAGGGGTTATGCCAACTACTGTAACGAGTTAAAAACAGCGTAAAATTAGTTGTTTAGGTTAGACGTTTTCGTTCCTCTTGCAGTCTCTGACCTTATTCAGTCCTCATTCTTACCGCCGACGTTACCTGATGGTATCACGCTGGTTACCCTGGGGTAACGCTCTGGCCGTCGTAAATTTCAAATTCTCGCTAAGTATACGGCATACCGTGCTTTTGTTGATTGGCAAGGGACTTGAAAGAGGATTGTACTGACCATATTTAAACCGGCAACGGTCTAGACCTGTCAGGAAAATAAATTGAAAGAAAAATGGCTCGACAATAAAAATTTACCACGTTTGGTCATACCTATCGCTGCGTTAGTAACAGTTGCTCTCACGCTTTCAGGTATCTACTTGGGCAAAGAATTAATGGCAGACGACCGTAAGCAAGTCGTCTGGGCGGCGCTGGATTGGGTAGCAATTTATGGTGACGAGGAGCGCTTTGATGCTTACCTAGAGCAGATCCGTAACCTGGACAATAACGCGTGGAACGCAGTGGTTGTGAATTTAGATGAAAATGACTCTAAGGTGTTGGCGAGTTCCTCGCAGAGTCCATTGCAGATTGAAAATAATTTAGACCAAGAAAAACTCTTTGGTCGGATACGACAACTTGCGGCGTTAAATCATTCCGGGCTGGTTGAATATGAGGGTGAAATCTTTGGTTATCGAAACCTTGATGGCGCGACGGTCATCATTGGGCAAAATCTAGACAACGGAGTTTTATTTTTCTTTATGATTTCCGCCCTGGTCTTCGGATTGATATTGGTTCTGATCTGGGGAGGTGCAGGACGATTTTTAAATCAACGCATACTTAACTCCTTGCAAGACAGTCATGAGCAAACACGCTCCATCGTAGAGACAGCAGTGGACGGTATTATTACTATAAACCAACACAGCGAAATACTTACTTTCAATAAAGCAGCCGAAGATATTCTGGGCTACAGCGCCGCCGAAATAATCGGGAAAAATATCGTTACTATTATGGGAGAAGACCATGCGTCGCGGCATGACAGTTATGTTACCAATTATTTGAAGACCGGCGTAGCCTCAATCATAGGAATAGGAAGGGAACTCATCGCGCGTCATAAAGACGGTCGCAATATCCCGATCGAGTTGGCATTAAGTGAAATGAGCATAGAGGGTAGTCCGGCGTTTACCGGAATTATTCGAGATATCACGCGACGGAAACAAGCAGAGGAAGAGAGCGCAAGGCTAAACCGCATTTTGAGAGAGTTGCATACGATTGGGTCCTCACAAGGTATTTCTTGGCAGGAAAAAGTTTGTGCTCTTCTCGCTCTCGGCTGTCGTCACTTTAAATTGGATGCAGCCATCTTCTATCGCGGCGATGATACTCATTATGAGGTTCTTGAAACGGTTGGTCCGATTACGAAAAATAATTCAGACTATTTGGCTTTCCTTTCGGAGTTTTCGAGAGAGATTTTAGAAAGTTCTGAAAAGGCAATTCATGAGAGTACGGATGATACTCAGCAACTTCATGTGCTAGAGGCGGAGAAGGGACCGTTCAAGGTCAGAACCAAACTTGGAATTACCCTAGATCTAGATGGGGATTCCTCATTTCTAGTGTTTTTAGGAGACAATCCTCCAAGTGAAATACCGTTCACGCCCACGGATCTAGAGGTGACAAAGCTATTGTTTCGTTGGGTCGCCGCAGAGTTTTCCCTTTCTCGCGAAAGAACTAAGGTTCAGCGAGCAGATAAGTTGTCATCAATTGGAGTTTTGGCGGCTGGCGTGGCACACGAGGTAAATAACCCACTCGCCGGTGTTATAGCGGGTATTGAGGCTTTACACGGTGGCCTTGTTCCTCAGGAGTCGCGTGAAATCTACTATCAAACGATACGCGAAGGGTTGGAAAGAATACGCCATACGGTTAGAGGTCTACTGGACTATTCCCGAAGGCGTCCGATTACTCCAGGTTTCGTAGACGTCGCAGAACTCGTGAATGCGAGTATACAATTGGTAAATCCGGCTGCGGTTAAAAAGCAACTTGAATTTGAAAATTCCGTGGCACCAGGCGAAGGAAAATTTTGGGCCGACCGCACCCAGATTATGCAGGCCTTGGTTAATGTTATTTTAAATGCGATAGCTGCCGCACCGGACTCAAGTTCAATTTATGTTTCTCTCGTGCAGATGATCGATAAAGTTGGGATACGAGTTCGCGATGAGGGACCAGGCATTCCGCCTGAATCTCAAGAGAGAGTCCTGACTCCATTTTACAGCACCAAGGCTGAAGGCGAGGGCACTGGGCTAGGACTGCCGATTACACAGGCATTACTGGTAGCTAATCATGGTGAGCTGGATATAGGTCTTGGAGAAAGCTCTGGCGCAATATTAACCATGTGGCTACCAACCGATGAGCCCAACGATTCCTGAAGATTGAATCAACGTGACTGTCGTCACTCTAACGATGGTCGGAATTTATGGATTGAGTAATCACCAATTTTATCTGGTTGTCATAGTTGTGTTTTTTGAGTCTCGCATTGAGACCAGATAAATCCTCGGTCCGTGTGTTAAGCCCACTGAAAATCCGTAATCAAGAGAGAATGGTTGGGTTACAACTCTGTAACCTCATCACTTTCAAGCATCCGGCTGTCCCAATTTAAAATTCGATATTTTATCAAAGAACGATTGGCTTGTTCTTTGCAGAGTCTTCTTGTGACTACTTGAAAGTGAAATAAGGAGGAAGCGATGGATAGAAACAATCCTGAAAAAAGAATGCGTTATCTTATTGTAGGAGGCGTAGCGGCCGGAGCCTCAGCGGCGGCAAAACTAAGACGCCTGGATGAACATGCCGAGATAATAATTTTCGAAAAAGGGCCCCAGGTTTCCTTTGCCTCCTGCGGACTACCATACTTTGTCAGCGGCGTCATACCGGAGAAGTCGAGTCTTGAGATTATGAACCCGGAAAAGTTTAAGCAGATCCTCAATGTTGATGTAAGGCTTCATCATGAGGTTGTATCAATCCTGACAGACCGAAAGAAAATACGGGTTTTGAACCTTAAAAGTGAGGAAACAACCGAGGAGTCATACGACAAACTCGTTCTCGCCACTGGCGCTGAATCTTTCCGACCCCCAATCAAGGGCATAAAATCGAGTGCTGTCATTACGATACGAACCATTGAAGATGCCGTCATTATCCGTGAACGTGGAAAAACCATCAAATCAGCATTGGTCATGGGAGCCGGATTCATCGGTTTGGAAGTCGCGGAAAATCTGGCCGCGATTGGTGTAAAAGTTACTGTCGTCGAGAAAAGCTCACAGCTCTTGGCAACCTTCGATCCTGAGATGATTGCTCCAATGATTCGGTCCATGAAAAACGCCGAAATTGATATCCGTCTCGACACCGAGGTGACAGGCCTTGAAGAGCTTGAGAGCGGAAAGGTAAAGGTAGAGTTCAAAGCGCAAGACACTTTAGAGACAGACATTGTTCTTTGTTGCGTGGGAGCACGTCCAAGGGTGGGGCTAGCGAAAAATGCTGGCTTATTGGTGGGCGAAAGAGGGGGCATTGTTGTTGACAATTATCTCAGAACATCTGACCCCGATATATATGCCGCTGGTGACGTTATAGAGGTCCATCACCGGATCGACTCCTCTATAATACTCTCACCTTTAGCAGGTCCGGCAACGTTACAAGGGCGTATCGCTGCAAAGAATATCGAAAAAACTGAAACCAAGGAATATTGTGGAGTACTGGGAACTGCGGCAATAGAGGCTTTTGGTTGCACGCTCGCCCAAACAGGATTAACTGAAAGGCAGTTAAATAGAGCGGAAAATAGTGATTACCGGACTATTTATCTTCACCCCGATAACCACGTTACCTATTTTCCAGGTAGCTCAACTATTACCATGAAAGTAATATTTGAAAATAATTCTCGCGGCCGAATATTGGGCGCCCAGGCAAATGGTGTAAACGGTGTTGTACGTAGAATAGATACAATCGCAATGGCCATTAAATTAGGCGGGTCTGTATTTGACCTCGAGGAAGTGGACCTCGTCTACACTCCACAGTTTGGTGCGCCGAAGGCACCTGTCAATGTTGCTGGGATGCTGGCGGCAAACCGTATTCAGGAATGCAACTTGTTTGTGGATCCGCTAGACTTTTCTTTTTCATCCGATGTATGCATTTTGGATGTCCGGAACAAGAGCGAGCACGAGACTGAGCGAATAGCTGGGTCAATCAATATTGCTCTCGGCGACCTAAGAAATAATTATATCTACCTCAACCCAGCCCGGAAGATTCAGCTTGTGTGTTCACAAGGAAAGCGAGCCTACGCGGCCCATTGTATTTTGGCCCAGCTGGGTTTCAATACGGTGGTTTTAACCGGGGGTTTAAATACCTTTAGGGATTTTGTGACATCGGGGCTAATTCCTAAAACGCGACTAGAGAGTCATTCGCCGGACGCCTCAGCCGGTCACTTAGGTTAAAGGTAGCGAGGTCTTAAGCTTCGTTGGTCGCTCAAGCGCTGGGTTTACACTGAGAATCT
Coding sequences within it:
- a CDS encoding PAS domain S-box protein — protein: MKEKWLDNKNLPRLVIPIAALVTVALTLSGIYLGKELMADDRKQVVWAALDWVAIYGDEERFDAYLEQIRNLDNNAWNAVVVNLDENDSKVLASSSQSPLQIENNLDQEKLFGRIRQLAALNHSGLVEYEGEIFGYRNLDGATVIIGQNLDNGVLFFFMISALVFGLILVLIWGGAGRFLNQRILNSLQDSHEQTRSIVETAVDGIITINQHSEILTFNKAAEDILGYSAAEIIGKNIVTIMGEDHASRHDSYVTNYLKTGVASIIGIGRELIARHKDGRNIPIELALSEMSIEGSPAFTGIIRDITRRKQAEEESARLNRILRELHTIGSSQGISWQEKVCALLALGCRHFKLDAAIFYRGDDTHYEVLETVGPITKNNSDYLAFLSEFSREILESSEKAIHESTDDTQQLHVLEAEKGPFKVRTKLGITLDLDGDSSFLVFLGDNPPSEIPFTPTDLEVTKLLFRWVAAEFSLSRERTKVQRADKLSSIGVLAAGVAHEVNNPLAGVIAGIEALHGGLVPQESREIYYQTIREGLERIRHTVRGLLDYSRRRPITPGFVDVAELVNASIQLVNPAAVKKQLEFENSVAPGEGKFWADRTQIMQALVNVILNAIAAAPDSSSIYVSLVQMIDKVGIRVRDEGPGIPPESQERVLTPFYSTKAEGEGTGLGLPITQALLVANHGELDIGLGESSGAILTMWLPTDEPNDS
- a CDS encoding CBS domain-containing protein, which encodes MSQTLITISPDLSIDDAKERMAENGIRHIPVLENNRLIGILSARDLLVFDSIPTNQNTVWPVSAAMTTRPITCPSDTPLAEALELMSNESIGAVPVMDGDEIKGIFTSVDAINILQKTLI
- a CDS encoding FAD-dependent oxidoreductase, whose translation is MDRNNPEKRMRYLIVGGVAAGASAAAKLRRLDEHAEIIIFEKGPQVSFASCGLPYFVSGVIPEKSSLEIMNPEKFKQILNVDVRLHHEVVSILTDRKKIRVLNLKSEETTEESYDKLVLATGAESFRPPIKGIKSSAVITIRTIEDAVIIRERGKTIKSALVMGAGFIGLEVAENLAAIGVKVTVVEKSSQLLATFDPEMIAPMIRSMKNAEIDIRLDTEVTGLEELESGKVKVEFKAQDTLETDIVLCCVGARPRVGLAKNAGLLVGERGGIVVDNYLRTSDPDIYAAGDVIEVHHRIDSSIILSPLAGPATLQGRIAAKNIEKTETKEYCGVLGTAAIEAFGCTLAQTGLTERQLNRAENSDYRTIYLHPDNHVTYFPGSSTITMKVIFENNSRGRILGAQANGVNGVVRRIDTIAMAIKLGGSVFDLEEVDLVYTPQFGAPKAPVNVAGMLAANRIQECNLFVDPLDFSFSSDVCILDVRNKSEHETERIAGSINIALGDLRNNYIYLNPARKIQLVCSQGKRAYAAHCILAQLGFNTVVLTGGLNTFRDFVTSGLIPKTRLESHSPDASAGHLG
- a CDS encoding sigma-54-dependent Fis family transcriptional regulator codes for the protein MEILLVDDETTIQLTIGDRLRQAGHNVTVTGDGLTASKLIREQAFDVVLTDIRLPKIDGRTLLTKVLEAQPETDVILMTAYANVGDAVEALKEGARDYLSKPFDVSELIVRLQYIEEKRRLREELREARVYLKNGTDTSSIIGESPSMRAVKHRIETIARSDAPVLITGESGTGKEMIARSLHKKSERSDGPFIAVNCAGLPDTLLESELFGHEKGAFTGADKRRKGRFEAAHNGTIFLDEIGELPSGSQTKLLRVLQEKTIERVGSHEPVPVNAWILSATNKDLPSLIEQGTFREDLYYRLMVLDILAPPLRERRSDLALLVEYFIRKHQPSNQERPEISPEAWAALSSYHFPGNVRELEHAIRHAIVLSNSKPIGLEHLPRQISNVGSASQMDSDQCVKLSDAIRSFEYEYIQRALRMTNGKKAQAAELLGISRKNLWEKLKSHETSSAEYSTT